In Plasmodium malariae genome assembly, chromosome: 11, the following proteins share a genomic window:
- the PmUG01_11039400 gene encoding conserved Plasmodium protein, unknown function, which produces MSKDCFNNEPPPDILNYLNHNETTKENYGLCYDKNEKEIFTSYLSDIKKNICLPKSLREQLIIEYTAVFANLESDIAEFYLKLDNELLIKFPFLLVDHPLHEYYQFVKLNAKERIIEKYPYFIPKPLRELFEYVHKLEITKIAKNETKTKMLKEKQKINIKDGNEKTKKQKEKQKEKEKEDQSYSTLFMKYMQSDEESDEKKRDEEAIRGEEISEVDDVLDKISSTKSESSILSMRLFIKCIEKLKYLQYGSKEYEYFSKKVLGNKNVSDSDLINVTSTDFLKLILTLDEQKITSCDIAPDIRGDENNSEDKDEFKMIQDYRRERAKMILHGFKKK; this is translated from the exons ATGAGTAAAGATTGTTTCAACAACGAACCCCCTCCTGACATATTAAATTACCTCAAC caTAACGAAAcaacaaaagaaaattatggTTTATGTTacgataaaaatgaaaaggaaatcTTTACTTCATACCTTTCTGATATTAAGAAAAACATATGTTTGCCAAAAAGTTTACGGGAACAACTGATCATCGAGTATACGGCAGTATTCGCTAATTTG GAGAGCGATATCGCGGAGTTCTACTTAAAATTAGACAACGAGCTACTAATAAAATTTCCTTTTCTACTTGTTGATCATCCACTGCATGAATACTATCAGTTTGTTAAACTAAACGCAAAGGAAAGGATTATAGAAAAGTATCCATATTTTATACCTAAACCATTAAGAGAGCTTTTTGAATATGTTCATAAATTAGAAATTACGAAAATAGCTAAAAATGagacaaaaacaaaaatgctaaaagaaaaacaaaagattAATATTAAGGatggaaatgaaaaaacaaaaaaacaaaaagaaaagcaaaaggaaaaagaaaaagaagatcAATCATATTCAACactttttatgaaatatatgcaGTCAGATGAAGAAAgcgatgaaaaaaaaagggatgaGGAAGCCATCAGGGGGGAAGAAATATCA GAGGTCGACGACGTCCTGGACAAAATTTCAAGCACAAAAAGTGAATCATCCATTCTCTCTATGCGACTTTTTATAAAGTGCATAGAAAAGCTAAAGTACCTCCAGTATGGGTCAAAGGAATATGAATATTTCtc GAAGAAGGTGCTAGGTAACAAAAACGTCTCAGACAGCGACTTAATCAATGTTACC TCCACAGATTTCCTAAAACTTATTCTGACATTGGATGAACAGAAAATTACTTCTTGCGACATAGCTCCTGATATTAGAGGTGATGAGAATAACTCCGAGGATAAGGACGAGTTTAAAATGATACAAGACTACAGAAG AGAACGTGCAAAAATGATTCTCCATGGATTTAAAAAGAAGTAG
- the PmUG01_11039500 gene encoding conserved Plasmodium protein, unknown function, with amino-acid sequence MPRGGHKGGLFPVSGVKWGMHERVKKRGLYHNRREDIFTPRWGYRYENRNMKYLPDGSSKSFDIDVSRAWPNEKPRWNYFYNINESRYIWPSICAQNPDIKNYILNVLESSENRHFSGIGLEEVQNEQGKRRRNDYIMNSMNDVNDMNIANSASSANSRYKNCYLTRLANEFNNSIYPQIEVNLSNKLKRGRIQKLYDIVKEENIWKTTQQIKTTQSENIFPYVDDNSTLIRELPLSEILYTKSNLRLNVRRHPKWMNVQFLKKKVKIPYLYRRRVAREELQKKEFGSFF; translated from the exons ATGCCTCGAGGAGGTCATAAGGGAGGTTTATTTCCAGTAAGTGGAGTAAAATGGGGAATGCATGAACGAGTTAAAAAGAGAGGATTATATCACAATAGAAGAGAAGATATTTTCACACCTCGATGGGGATATAGATATGAAAATAGGAACATGAAATATTTGCCTGATGGAAGTTCAAAGTCATTTGATATTGATGTTTCTAGAGCATGGCCTAATGAGAAACCTCGTtggaattatttttataatattaatgaaagcAGATATATATGGCCAAGTATATGTGCACAAAATcctgatataaaaaattatattttaaatgttttagaGAGCAGTGAAAATAGACATTTTAGTGGTATTGGTTTGGAAGAAGTACAAAACGAACAAGGCAAAAGGCGAAGAAATGATTACATTATGAATAGTATGAATGACGTAAACGATATGAACATTGCGAATAGTGCGAGTAGTGCGAACAGTAGATATAAGAACTGTTATTTGACCAGACTAGCCAAcgaatttaataattctatatATCCACAAATTGAAGTTAACTTAAGTAATAAATTGAAAAGAGGAagaattcaaaaattatatgatatagtgaaggaagaaaatatatggaaaacaACACAACAAATAAAAACTACACAAAGTGAAAACATTTTTCCCTATGTTGATGACAACTCTACCTTAATTCGTGAATTGCCTTTATCcgaaattttatatacaaagAGCAATTTACGTCTAAATGTCAGAAGACATCCTAAGTGGATGAATGTgcagtttttaaaaaaaaaagtaaaaataccGTACTTGTACAG GAGACGAGTAGCCAGAGAAGAGTTACAGAAAAAGGAGTTTGGCTCATTCTTTTAA